The proteins below are encoded in one region of Pseudomonas entomophila L48:
- a CDS encoding DUF6896 domain-containing protein — translation MKKITEKEFIEITKAFSDIQQQLVYAYLILTKNEKNWPKHGAIKINQESWEFNKHGAGVCFKKCATGELIDAHDDMEENPRKLDTWRIQSYLSSIEAMEIELLGKYYHSHNDDDIEELLRICHINN, via the coding sequence ATGAAAAAAATCACAGAAAAAGAATTCATTGAGATAACGAAAGCCTTTTCGGACATTCAGCAGCAACTAGTATACGCCTACCTGATACTGACAAAGAATGAAAAAAACTGGCCAAAACATGGAGCTATAAAAATTAACCAGGAGTCTTGGGAGTTCAACAAGCACGGAGCAGGAGTATGCTTTAAAAAGTGCGCCACAGGCGAACTAATAGACGCCCATGACGACATGGAAGAAAACCCAAGAAAGCTCGACACCTGGAGAATTCAGAGCTATTTATCTTCAATAGAGGCGATGGAGATTGAGCTACTTGGAAAGTACTACCACTCACACAATGACGACGACATTGAGGAGCTCCTGCGCATATGCCATATAAATAATTGA
- a CDS encoding DUF7710 domain-containing protein, with the protein MINSVWIFTGEEGRFPSAVFSAYADAEDWIKAHSLSGVLTQYPVGISVYEWAIENGHFHVKREKEKSPAFIQKFSSAAQAHFHFERGSLE; encoded by the coding sequence ATCATTAACTCCGTTTGGATTTTTACTGGTGAAGAGGGTAGGTTTCCGTCTGCCGTCTTCTCGGCGTACGCCGACGCAGAAGACTGGATAAAAGCGCATTCGCTTAGCGGCGTGCTCACTCAATACCCCGTGGGTATTTCAGTTTACGAATGGGCAATCGAAAACGGGCACTTCCACGTCAAGCGCGAAAAAGAAAAATCTCCGGCTTTTATCCAGAAATTTTCGTCCGCCGCGCAAGCACACTTTCATTTCGAACGCGGCAGCCTCGAATGA
- a CDS encoding histidine decarboxylase, whose amino-acid sequence MTLSSADQARLDQFWEHCLKNQYFNIGYPENADFNYAQLHRFLRFSINNCGDWAEPGNYLLNSFDFEKDVMAYFAELFSIPLEESWGYVTNGGTEGNMFGCYLARELFPTGTLYYSKDTHYSVAKIVKLLRIDCRAVESLPNGEIDYDDLMAKIAADQEQHPIIFVNVGTTMRGAIDNIATIQQRLEEVGIPREDYYLHADAALSGMILPFVDNPQPFNFADGVDSICVSGHKMIGSPIPCGIVVAKRENVERISVDVDYIRANDKTISGSRNGHTPMMMWAALRSHSPAQWRRRVRHSLNSAQYAVDRLQAAGIDAWRHDNSITVVFPCPSSRIARKYCLATSGDTAHLITTPHHQDKSMIDALIDEVIAEHQPNEWRAGLGLAGLDGVPPERVAASHFDVI is encoded by the coding sequence ATGACTTTGTCTTCTGCCGACCAGGCCCGGCTGGATCAATTCTGGGAGCATTGCCTGAAAAACCAGTATTTCAATATCGGCTATCCGGAAAACGCCGATTTCAACTACGCCCAGCTGCACCGCTTCCTGCGTTTCTCCATCAACAACTGCGGCGACTGGGCCGAGCCGGGCAACTACCTGCTCAACTCGTTCGACTTCGAGAAGGACGTGATGGCGTACTTCGCCGAGCTGTTCAGCATTCCTCTCGAAGAGAGTTGGGGCTACGTCACCAATGGCGGCACCGAGGGCAACATGTTCGGCTGCTACCTGGCGCGGGAACTGTTCCCCACCGGCACCCTGTACTACTCGAAGGACACCCACTATTCGGTGGCCAAGATCGTCAAGTTGCTGCGCATCGACTGCCGCGCGGTGGAGTCGCTGCCCAACGGTGAGATCGACTACGACGACCTGATGGCGAAGATCGCCGCCGACCAGGAGCAGCACCCGATCATCTTCGTCAATGTCGGTACGACCATGCGCGGTGCGATCGACAATATCGCCACCATCCAGCAGCGCCTGGAGGAAGTGGGGATCCCACGTGAGGACTACTACCTGCATGCCGACGCGGCGCTCAGCGGGATGATCCTGCCCTTCGTCGATAACCCGCAGCCGTTCAACTTCGCCGATGGCGTCGACTCGATCTGCGTCTCCGGGCACAAGATGATCGGCTCGCCGATCCCCTGCGGCATCGTCGTGGCCAAGCGCGAGAACGTCGAGCGCATCTCGGTGGACGTTGACTACATCCGCGCCAACGACAAGACCATCAGCGGCTCGCGCAACGGCCACACGCCGATGATGATGTGGGCCGCGCTGCGCAGCCATTCACCGGCACAGTGGCGGCGGCGGGTGCGGCACAGCCTGAACAGCGCGCAGTACGCGGTCGACCGCCTGCAGGCCGCCGGTATCGACGCCTGGCGCCACGACAACTCGATCACCGTGGTGTTTCCGTGTCCGTCGTCGCGCATTGCCCGCAAGTACTGCCTGGCCACTTCCGGCGACACCGCGCACCTGATCACCACCCCGCACCATCAGGACAAGAGCATGATCGATGCCCTGATCGACGAGGTGATCGCCGAGCACCAGCCCAACGAGTGGCGCGCCGGCCTCGGCCTCGCGGGCCTGGACGGCGTGCCGCCCGAGCGTGTCGCCGCCTCGCATTTCGACGTTATCTGA
- a CDS encoding isochorismate lyase — translation MLQPKTPEACTSLTDIRAGIDFHDRQIFEALVKRLGYVKAAVQFKANEQAIPAPERVAAMLQDRLEWAASEGFDAQFIEQLYTLIIHWNIDQQIQHWRSIHGEKA, via the coding sequence ATGCTGCAACCTAAAACCCCTGAAGCCTGCACCAGCCTCACCGACATTCGCGCCGGCATCGACTTTCACGACCGGCAGATCTTCGAGGCGCTGGTGAAGCGCCTTGGCTACGTCAAGGCCGCGGTGCAGTTCAAGGCCAACGAACAGGCGATCCCGGCGCCGGAGCGTGTCGCCGCGATGCTTCAGGACCGCCTCGAATGGGCGGCCAGTGAAGGGTTCGATGCACAGTTCATCGAGCAGCTGTACACGCTGATCATTCACTGGAACATCGACCAGCAGATCCAGCATTGGCGATCGATTCATGGCGAGAAGGCCTGA